One region of Triticum aestivum cultivar Chinese Spring chromosome 6B, IWGSC CS RefSeq v2.1, whole genome shotgun sequence genomic DNA includes:
- the LOC123134741 gene encoding uncharacterized protein isoform X1 — MPPPPPNDGDRDAGALTHVSFHLPQLVFSRAALEEPPFARAAWSGCGDHQRSTAAGAPSFSTMRHQQRGTTPPSIPSCGIQPLTPIETLARIRQRSSSTGSPPKTVKGRGRAMEKLQGVGLKPWMDVFGMRIEDGEEAPNRAAGKDEVKLRAPSSYPSSACCYWKQAQYHLISSTRYDSSSHSYFAFVSFSFLILKFYDKLVIDEDYCGPMGVLLFNYSEADFTVKPRDRVIEIIVQVIATQEVPGVEDLDATVRSSSRWRTSTLCTYI; from the exons ATGCCTCCTCCGCCCCCCAACGACGGCGACAGGGACGCCGGCGCCCTAACCCACGTCTCCTTCCACCTCCCCCAGCTCGTCTTCTCGCGGGCCGCTTTGGAGGAGCCTCCTTTCGCGCGCGCAGCGTGGTCGGGCTGCGGCGACCACCAGAGGTCCACCGCGGCAGGAGCTCCCTCCTTCTCCACTATGAGGCACCAGCAGAGGGGGACGACTCCTCCTTCCATCCCTAGCTGCGGCATCCAACCTCTAACGCCGATTGAAACCCTAGCCCGAATCCGGCAGAGGAGCAGCAGCACGGGATCCCCTCCAAAa ACAGTTAAAGGAAGGGGGCGGGCCATGGAGAAGCTGCAAGGTGTGGGCCTGAAGCCATGGATGGATGTGTTTGGTATGAGGATAGAGGACGGCGAGGAGGCACCGAACCGAGCGGCGGGCAAGGACGAAGTGAAGCTGCGCGCACCATCGTCATATCCCTCCTCCGCCTGCTGTTACTGGAAGCAAGCGCAGTACCATCTCATTTCATCCACGAG GTATGACTCATCCTCGCATTCTTACTTCGCCTTTGTTTCCTTCAGCTTCTTGATCCTGAAATTTTATGATAAATT GGTGATCGACGAGGACTACTGCGGCCCGATGGGAGTCCTGCTCTTCAACTACTCGGAGGCAGACTTCACCGTGAAGCCCCGCGACCGTGTCATAGAGATTATCGTCCAGGTGATTGCGACGCAGGAGGTCCCCGgggtggaggacctcgacgccaccgtccggAGTTCCTCaaggtggaggacctcgacgctttgtacatacatctag
- the LOC123134741 gene encoding uncharacterized protein isoform X2: MEKLQGVGLKPWMDVFGMRIEDGEEAPNRAAGKDEVKLRAPSSYPSSACCYWKQAQYHLISSTRYDSSSHSYFAFVSFSFLILKFYDKLVIDEDYCGPMGVLLFNYSEADFTVKPRDRVIEIIVQVIATQEVPGVEDLDATVRSSSRWRTSTLCTYI, translated from the exons ATGGAGAAGCTGCAAGGTGTGGGCCTGAAGCCATGGATGGATGTGTTTGGTATGAGGATAGAGGACGGCGAGGAGGCACCGAACCGAGCGGCGGGCAAGGACGAAGTGAAGCTGCGCGCACCATCGTCATATCCCTCCTCCGCCTGCTGTTACTGGAAGCAAGCGCAGTACCATCTCATTTCATCCACGAG GTATGACTCATCCTCGCATTCTTACTTCGCCTTTGTTTCCTTCAGCTTCTTGATCCTGAAATTTTATGATAAATT GGTGATCGACGAGGACTACTGCGGCCCGATGGGAGTCCTGCTCTTCAACTACTCGGAGGCAGACTTCACCGTGAAGCCCCGCGACCGTGTCATAGAGATTATCGTCCAGGTGATTGCGACGCAGGAGGTCCCCGgggtggaggacctcgacgccaccgtccggAGTTCCTCaaggtggaggacctcgacgctttgtacatacatctag